A part of Solicola gregarius genomic DNA contains:
- a CDS encoding YibE/F family protein encodes MSHAGGRRRRGDADHGHTHDLSSLSGDGATPSPLIRNTLTGIVVLVGLCAAVAMVVLWPHGDAEKVPEGYAGERVSTTITAIEKCPDSADCLQATAEIDGEATDVRLPVGTGAPAFSVGDKILVNGDGAETAAGSAEPQRSFLDFDRTTPLIWLTVLFVTAVILLSRWKGVASLVSLGVSLLAVTAFVVPALIDGKNPLAVALTAAALIMIVAVYSSQGVNVRSSVALVGTLASLAVAGGIGAVFTQIGNFTGFSDESMKFLVAIIGDVDVSGLLLAGLIIGALGVLDDVTVTQTAAVWEISSADPSATRPEVFAAAMRIGRAHVSATVNTLVLAYVGASLPLLMLMAAIDASARDQILYEGVAQEVVRGLAGSLGIVAAVPITTALATLVATTTRPLEHSEV; translated from the coding sequence GTGAGCCATGCCGGTGGTCGGCGCCGCCGTGGTGACGCCGACCACGGGCACACGCACGACCTGTCGTCACTCAGCGGAGACGGTGCGACACCGTCTCCGCTGATCCGCAACACGCTCACCGGCATCGTCGTACTCGTCGGCCTGTGTGCCGCCGTCGCCATGGTCGTGCTCTGGCCACACGGCGATGCCGAGAAGGTGCCCGAGGGGTACGCCGGCGAGCGCGTCAGCACCACGATCACGGCGATCGAGAAGTGCCCCGACAGCGCGGACTGCCTCCAGGCAACCGCCGAGATCGACGGCGAGGCCACGGACGTACGCCTGCCCGTCGGAACGGGCGCACCGGCGTTCTCGGTCGGTGACAAGATCCTCGTCAACGGCGACGGTGCGGAGACCGCGGCCGGGTCGGCGGAGCCGCAGCGCTCGTTCCTCGACTTCGACCGCACCACTCCGCTGATCTGGCTGACCGTGCTGTTCGTGACGGCCGTGATCCTGCTCTCGCGTTGGAAGGGGGTCGCGTCCCTGGTCAGTCTCGGCGTCTCGCTCCTCGCCGTGACGGCATTCGTCGTACCCGCCCTGATCGACGGCAAGAATCCGCTCGCGGTCGCGCTCACGGCCGCGGCGCTGATCATGATCGTCGCGGTGTACTCCTCACAGGGCGTCAACGTGCGCTCCTCGGTCGCGCTCGTCGGTACGCTCGCCTCGCTCGCGGTCGCGGGAGGCATCGGCGCCGTGTTCACCCAGATCGGCAACTTCACCGGTTTCAGCGACGAATCGATGAAGTTCCTGGTCGCCATCATCGGCGACGTCGACGTGAGTGGGCTGCTGCTCGCCGGGCTGATCATCGGCGCGCTCGGCGTACTCGACGACGTGACCGTGACGCAGACGGCGGCCGTGTGGGAGATCTCCTCGGCGGATCCGAGCGCAACCCGCCCGGAGGTCTTCGCCGCGGCGATGCGCATCGGCAGAGCGCACGTGTCGGCGACCGTCAACACCCTCGTGCTCGCGTACGTCGGCGCCTCACTCCCCCTCCTGATGCTGATGGCGGCGATCGACGCGTCGGCCCGCGACCAGATCCTCTACGAGGGCGTGGCCCAAGAGGTCGTACGCGGGCTCGCGGGCAGTCTCGGCATCGTCGCCGCCGTACCGATCACCACCGCGCTCGCGACCCTCGTCGCCACAACGACGCGGCCGCTAGAGCACAGCGAGGTCTAG
- a CDS encoding DoxX family protein, which translates to MFTLDVTVVIIAAAANLTFAILDLRRSEWVLDNMTRVGVPSSWLYPLGALKAAGAIGLLVGIWVPPIGIAAATGLVLFFVGALVTHVRAHADAVSNLYPGAFLLLAAGALTLQLTAA; encoded by the coding sequence ATGTTCACCCTCGACGTCACCGTCGTCATCATCGCGGCGGCCGCGAACCTGACGTTCGCCATTCTCGACCTGCGCCGATCGGAGTGGGTGCTCGACAACATGACCAGGGTCGGCGTGCCGTCCTCGTGGTTGTACCCGCTGGGTGCCTTGAAGGCGGCAGGAGCGATCGGCTTGCTCGTCGGCATCTGGGTACCGCCGATCGGGATCGCGGCGGCGACCGGCCTGGTCCTGTTCTTCGTCGGAGCGCTCGTCACGCACGTCCGCGCACATGCCGATGCCGTGTCGAACCTGTATCCGGGAGCGTTCCTGCTGCTCGCCGCGGGAGCGCTCACCCTGCAACTGACCGCGGCCTGA
- a CDS encoding DoxX family protein, translated as MTMLRTVARPMLASMFLIGGVNSLRNAKAMAPTAQPFADQIDKLAPDTPVPTDAVTLVRANGAAQVVGGALLATGRVPRLAAFMLAGTLVPTTLGAHRFWDEQDPAVKQNQQVHFFKNVSILGGLLMATLDPDPHKKLLIRRAKDRTVEAADRAVEKVEKIRS; from the coding sequence ATGACAATGCTCCGCACCGTTGCCCGACCGATGCTGGCGTCGATGTTCCTGATCGGCGGGGTCAACTCGCTGAGGAACGCGAAGGCGATGGCCCCGACCGCGCAGCCCTTCGCCGACCAGATCGACAAGCTCGCGCCCGATACGCCGGTGCCGACGGATGCCGTCACCCTCGTACGCGCGAACGGCGCGGCCCAGGTGGTCGGAGGCGCCCTGCTGGCGACCGGGCGGGTCCCGCGTCTCGCGGCGTTCATGCTCGCGGGCACGCTCGTACCGACGACGCTCGGTGCGCACCGCTTCTGGGACGAGCAGGATCCCGCCGTCAAGCAGAACCAACAGGTGCACTTCTTCAAGAACGTCTCCATCCTCGGCGGTCTGCTGATGGCGACGCTCGACCCCGATCCGCACAAGAAGCTGCTGATCCGCCGGGCGAAGGATCGCACGGTCGAGGCCGCCGATCGCGCGGTGGAGAAGGTGGAGAAGATCCGCTCGTGA
- a CDS encoding nuclear transport factor 2 family protein, which produces MTATPTRTLVERLLERIGSGDPEAVAELYADDVDWLVDWPAYEHGRSETPWIRHRSTRADMADLTRLLGEYHVPGEADTQVESILVDGDDAVVFGEIRQTAKPTGRAYRSRFALHVTFQDGLVIRNHVYEDSLAVAQAFSG; this is translated from the coding sequence ATGACCGCGACACCCACCCGCACGCTCGTCGAGCGACTGCTGGAACGAATCGGTTCCGGCGACCCGGAGGCGGTCGCGGAGCTGTACGCCGACGACGTCGACTGGTTGGTCGACTGGCCCGCGTACGAGCACGGGCGCTCCGAGACTCCCTGGATCCGGCACCGGTCGACGCGCGCCGACATGGCCGATCTCACGCGTCTGCTCGGCGAATACCACGTACCGGGCGAAGCGGATACGCAGGTCGAGTCGATCCTCGTCGACGGCGACGACGCCGTCGTGTTCGGGGAGATCCGGCAGACGGCGAAGCCGACCGGCCGTGCGTACCGGTCGCGCTTCGCCCTGCACGTGACCTTCCAGGACGGGTTGGTCATCCGCAACCACGTGTACGAGGACAGCCTGGCCGTCGCACAGGCGTTCTCCGGCTAG
- a CDS encoding sigma-70 family RNA polymerase sigma factor, translating to MSDQQRLADRFEPHRGHLHAVAYRMLGDASAADDAVQETWLRLARSDVRDVENLAGWLTTVVSRICLDLLRARKGRREQRLDSVSPADPAARDPEQEPVLADSVGLAMLIVLDRLDPAERVAFVLHDVFAVPFSDIAPIVDRTPATTKKLASRARGRVRGVHRPADEVLAQHRQVVERFLVAARSGDLGSLLDVLAPDVVRRADPAALPPGAAAVVRGARGVAENTVVFARMARYAVPALVDGAVGAIVVRSGRLAVALRVTVDGDRVSEYEVVAEPDRLERLDLAVL from the coding sequence ATGTCGGATCAGCAGCGACTGGCCGACCGCTTCGAGCCGCATCGCGGGCACCTGCACGCGGTCGCGTACCGGATGCTCGGCGATGCGAGTGCGGCGGACGACGCCGTGCAGGAGACCTGGCTGCGTCTCGCCCGATCCGATGTTCGCGACGTAGAGAACCTCGCCGGTTGGTTGACGACGGTCGTGTCCCGGATCTGCCTCGACCTGCTTCGTGCGCGCAAGGGGAGGCGCGAGCAGCGGCTCGACTCGGTGTCGCCGGCCGACCCGGCGGCGCGTGATCCCGAGCAGGAGCCGGTGCTCGCCGACTCCGTCGGACTCGCCATGCTCATCGTGCTCGACCGGCTCGACCCGGCGGAGCGCGTCGCGTTCGTGCTGCACGACGTCTTCGCGGTGCCGTTCAGCGACATCGCGCCGATAGTCGACCGCACACCGGCGACCACGAAGAAGCTGGCGAGCCGAGCACGCGGTCGGGTCCGCGGTGTTCATCGCCCCGCCGACGAGGTGCTCGCGCAGCATCGCCAGGTCGTCGAGCGGTTCCTCGTGGCGGCGCGCAGCGGTGACCTGGGGTCACTGCTCGACGTGTTGGCGCCCGATGTCGTACGGCGCGCGGACCCCGCAGCATTGCCGCCGGGTGCAGCGGCGGTCGTACGCGGCGCTCGCGGGGTGGCGGAGAACACCGTCGTTTTTGCGCGGATGGCACGGTACGCAGTGCCCGCACTCGTCGACGGCGCGGTCGGTGCCATCGTCGTACGCTCCGGCCGGTTGGCGGTTGCGCTCCGGGTGACCGTCGACGGCGACCGGGTCAGCGAGTACGAGGTCGTCGCCGAGCCCGACCGGCTCGAGCGGCTAGACCTCGCTGTGCTCTAG
- a CDS encoding inositol monophosphatase family protein, which yields MPTPYTDDVRLAHVLADDADSLTMDRFRARDLRVSKKPDSTEVTDADEAVEQAIRRTLGRSRSRDVVQGEEFGVSGTGVRRWIIDPIDGTRNYLRGVPVWATLIALVDDDEVVASCVSAPALGRRWWASKDGGAWTGKSIMSARQCRVSHVDKVTDASLSYSSIGGWEDIGKLEQFMALTRRVWRTRAYGDFWSYMLLAEGALDIAAEPELAVWDMAALDVIVREAGGLFGGLDGSSGPWAGNALATNGHLHEDAMAFLGHFPDRAAEPQRPSSTNVTELTSRRRPPEAD from the coding sequence ATGCCGACCCCCTACACCGACGACGTCCGACTCGCGCACGTACTCGCCGACGACGCCGACTCGCTCACCATGGATCGCTTCCGGGCGCGCGACCTGCGGGTGTCGAAGAAGCCGGACTCGACGGAGGTGACCGACGCCGACGAGGCCGTGGAGCAGGCCATCCGGCGCACGCTCGGCCGCAGTCGGTCCCGAGACGTCGTGCAGGGCGAGGAGTTCGGGGTGTCCGGCACCGGCGTACGCCGCTGGATCATCGACCCGATCGACGGCACCCGCAACTACCTGCGCGGCGTACCCGTCTGGGCAACGCTGATCGCGCTGGTCGACGACGACGAGGTCGTCGCCTCGTGCGTCTCGGCTCCTGCACTCGGTCGCCGCTGGTGGGCGTCGAAGGACGGCGGGGCGTGGACCGGAAAGTCGATCATGTCGGCCCGCCAGTGCCGGGTCTCCCACGTCGACAAGGTCACGGACGCTTCGCTGTCGTACAGCTCCATCGGCGGTTGGGAGGACATCGGCAAGCTCGAGCAGTTCATGGCACTCACCCGCCGCGTCTGGCGCACCCGTGCGTACGGCGACTTCTGGTCTTACATGCTGCTCGCCGAGGGCGCTCTCGACATCGCCGCCGAGCCGGAGCTCGCCGTCTGGGACATGGCGGCGCTCGACGTGATCGTACGCGAGGCCGGCGGGCTGTTCGGTGGCCTCGACGGGTCGAGCGGCCCCTGGGCCGGCAATGCCCTCGCGACGAACGGCCACCTGCACGAGGACGCGATGGCCTTCCTCGGGCACTTCCCGGACCGCGCGGCGGAGCCGCAACGGCCGAGTTCGACCAACGTCACGGAGCTGACGTCTCGTCGGCGTCCGCCCGAGGCGGACTGA
- the rsgA gene encoding ribosome small subunit-dependent GTPase A, translating to MSSRYDEYAQYDRPRRHTRPRTKDRPNYDDASAGQVVTIDRGRYTLLLDDADGRRIVTAMKSRGLGRKGVVVGDEVRVVGDTSGAPDTLARIVEVEPRKTVLRRTADDDDPVERIIVANARRLVIVTALADPPPRPSLVDRCLVAAYDAGMTPLLCLTKSDLAPADDLVASYAPLGVDTVVTRHDGPLDELESRLRNETSVLVGHSGVGKSTLVNRLVPDAERVTSDVNAVTGRGRHTSTSAIALALPEGGLIVDTPGIRSFGLAHVEADELIDAFADLAEAAVDCPRGCTHGADEPECALDSAVESGTLDSRRVESFRRVLASLSAPTY from the coding sequence GTGAGCTCGCGGTACGACGAGTACGCACAGTACGACCGACCGCGCCGGCATACTCGACCGCGTACCAAGGACCGGCCGAACTACGACGACGCCTCGGCGGGTCAGGTCGTCACCATCGACCGCGGCCGCTACACGCTGCTGCTCGACGACGCCGACGGCCGCCGCATCGTGACCGCGATGAAGTCGAGAGGCCTTGGACGCAAGGGCGTCGTCGTCGGCGACGAGGTACGAGTGGTCGGCGATACGAGCGGTGCACCCGACACTCTCGCCCGGATCGTCGAGGTCGAGCCCCGTAAGACCGTCCTCCGCCGCACGGCCGACGACGACGATCCCGTCGAGCGGATCATCGTCGCCAACGCGCGCCGGCTCGTCATCGTCACCGCGCTCGCCGACCCGCCGCCGCGCCCGTCGCTGGTGGATCGGTGTCTGGTCGCCGCGTACGACGCCGGGATGACACCGCTGCTCTGCCTGACGAAATCGGATCTCGCGCCTGCGGACGACCTCGTCGCCTCGTACGCGCCGCTCGGGGTCGACACCGTCGTGACCCGACACGACGGGCCGCTCGACGAGCTGGAATCCCGGCTACGCAACGAGACCAGCGTGCTGGTCGGCCACAGCGGCGTCGGCAAGTCGACGCTGGTGAACCGGCTGGTCCCCGACGCCGAACGGGTGACGAGCGACGTCAACGCGGTCACGGGTCGGGGCCGTCATACGTCCACCTCGGCGATCGCGCTCGCGCTGCCCGAGGGCGGGCTGATCGTCGACACCCCGGGCATCCGCTCGTTCGGACTCGCTCATGTCGAAGCCGACGAGCTGATCGACGCGTTCGCCGACCTCGCCGAGGCCGCCGTCGACTGCCCCCGCGGGTGTACGCACGGCGCCGACGAGCCCGAGTGCGCACTCGACTCCGCCGTCGAGTCCGGCACCCTCGACTCCCGTCGAGTCGAGTCGTTCCGTCGCGTGCTCGCCAGCCTGAGCGCACCCACGTACTAG
- the aroA gene encoding 3-phosphoshikimate 1-carboxyvinyltransferase: MTESEAAVAWAAPYRADPIDATANLPGSKSLTNRVLVLAALADAPSHIVAPLRARDTELMASALRSLGTRIDETADGWRVEPGPLRGPAEVDCGLAGTVMRFVPPVAALASGDVSFDGDPYARERPMSTVLAALRDLGVVIDDGGRGALPFIVHGTGDVPGGVVTIDASASSQFVSALLLSGCRYRDGVDVRHSGKPVPSMPHIDMTITQLRTRGVEVDDSEPDRWVVRPGTPKAVDVRVEPDLSNAGPFIAAALATGGRVRVSDWPEATDQAGDRWREIATLMGATVVRDDSDLVVDATGAIRGVDLDLHDVGELTPVVAALCALASAPSYLRGIGHLRGHETDRLAAIAAEINALGGDVTELDDGLEVRPRPLHRGTFATYADHRMAHAGVVLALGVDGVRVENIATTAKTYPGFADEWERFVR, from the coding sequence ATGACCGAGTCCGAAGCCGCCGTTGCCTGGGCCGCGCCGTACCGCGCGGACCCGATCGACGCGACCGCGAACCTCCCGGGCTCGAAGTCGCTGACCAACCGGGTGCTCGTGCTGGCCGCGCTCGCGGACGCGCCGTCGCACATCGTGGCGCCGCTACGCGCCCGCGACACCGAGCTGATGGCGTCGGCCCTGCGCTCGCTCGGTACGCGGATCGACGAGACCGCCGACGGCTGGCGTGTCGAGCCCGGCCCGCTCCGCGGTCCCGCGGAGGTCGACTGCGGTCTCGCCGGCACGGTGATGCGCTTCGTACCGCCCGTCGCCGCGCTGGCGAGCGGTGACGTGTCGTTCGACGGCGACCCCTATGCACGCGAGCGTCCGATGAGCACCGTGCTCGCGGCGTTGCGCGACCTCGGCGTCGTGATCGACGACGGCGGACGCGGGGCACTGCCCTTCATCGTGCACGGCACAGGCGATGTTCCCGGCGGCGTGGTGACCATCGACGCATCCGCGTCGAGCCAGTTCGTATCGGCGCTGCTGCTGTCGGGCTGCCGATACCGAGACGGCGTGGACGTACGCCACTCGGGCAAGCCCGTCCCATCGATGCCGCACATCGACATGACGATCACCCAGCTACGTACGCGTGGTGTCGAGGTCGACGACTCAGAGCCGGATCGCTGGGTCGTACGGCCAGGCACGCCGAAGGCTGTCGACGTACGCGTGGAGCCCGATCTGTCGAACGCCGGCCCGTTCATCGCGGCCGCGCTGGCGACCGGCGGCCGGGTACGTGTCTCGGACTGGCCTGAGGCGACCGACCAAGCGGGCGACCGCTGGCGCGAGATCGCAACCCTGATGGGCGCGACGGTGGTACGTGACGACAGTGACCTGGTCGTCGACGCCACGGGCGCCATCCGCGGTGTCGACCTCGACCTGCACGACGTCGGCGAGCTGACGCCCGTTGTCGCGGCGCTCTGCGCCCTCGCCTCCGCACCCTCGTACCTGCGCGGCATCGGCCACCTGCGCGGCCACGAGACCGACCGCCTCGCGGCCATCGCGGCGGAGATCAACGCACTCGGCGGCGACGTGACCGAGCTCGACGACGGGCTCGAGGTACGCCCGCGCCCCCTGCATCGCGGCACGTTCGCGACGTACGCCGACCACCGCATGGCGCATGCCGGCGTGGTGCTCGCGCTCGGCGTCGACGGTGTGCGCGTCGAGAACATCGCCACCACTGCGAAGACCTACCCCGGCTTCGCCGATGAGTGGGAGCGGTTCGTCCGGTGA
- a CDS encoding SOS response-associated peptidase, translating into MCGRYANSRSSADLAAEFDIQPEYAPSEVLADYNVAPTKQVPAVVERRPRGESDADPVRQLRMLRWGLVPSWAKDPAIGNRMINARMETVAEKPSFRKAFAVRRALLPADGYFEWYETEQRNAKGKPIKQPFFITPRDGGVLAMAGLYEIWRDPTKNDGDDEAFRWTCTVLTTKAEDDVGHIHDRMPLLVEPDRYHAWLDPDRSEKDDLLGLLVPAAPGRLEAYPVSTEVNNARNNGPQLLDPIAAEGGDR; encoded by the coding sequence GTGTGTGGAAGGTATGCGAACAGCCGTTCGTCGGCAGACCTTGCGGCCGAGTTCGACATCCAGCCCGAGTACGCGCCGAGCGAGGTGCTCGCCGACTACAACGTCGCACCCACCAAACAGGTGCCTGCGGTCGTAGAGCGCCGGCCCCGCGGCGAGTCCGATGCCGATCCGGTGCGCCAGCTGCGGATGCTGCGTTGGGGCCTCGTACCCAGCTGGGCGAAGGACCCCGCGATCGGCAACCGGATGATCAACGCCCGGATGGAGACCGTCGCGGAGAAGCCGTCGTTCCGGAAGGCGTTCGCCGTGCGTCGCGCGCTGTTGCCCGCGGACGGCTACTTCGAGTGGTACGAGACCGAGCAGCGCAACGCCAAGGGCAAGCCGATCAAGCAACCGTTCTTCATCACGCCGCGTGACGGCGGCGTACTCGCCATGGCCGGGTTGTACGAGATCTGGCGCGACCCGACCAAGAACGACGGCGACGACGAAGCGTTTCGCTGGACGTGCACCGTGTTGACCACCAAGGCGGAGGACGACGTCGGCCATATCCACGACCGGATGCCGTTGCTCGTCGAGCCGGATCGCTACCACGCGTGGCTCGATCCCGACCGCTCCGAGAAGGACGACCTGCTCGGCCTGCTCGTGCCCGCGGCGCCCGGCCGCCTGGAGGCGTACCCCGTGTCGACCGAGGTCAACAACGCCCGCAACAACGGGCCCCAGCTGCTGGATCCGATCGCTGCCGAGGGCGGCGATCGGTGA
- a CDS encoding sigma-70 family RNA polymerase sigma factor, which produces MSTLAAQPDAPSDAELISRVRAGDQAAYGVLFERHSEAARRMARQLVHGPDVDDLVSEAFTKVLIQLQRGGGPDVAFRAYLLTAIRRLHVDRARINKRLHVTDDLDALDQDVEFDDPATASFERGAASRAFASLPERWQLVLWHLEVEGQKPADIAPLLGMSPNSVAALAYRAREGLRQAYLQSHLTDTADATCRWTTEHLGAYVRKGLAKRDSAKVESHLNGCHRCTAVYLELTEVNSNLSGLLAPALLGVAAPGYLAATGTKVGLLLLAPWAKLKEAGAAAQAGAAAAAVAAVVGVAAVAGGLGGSDQPETSAESAASQPAPDSATTVPDTNDSPPDDSTNTEQPPETDNEPPPPDNQTEEPPPDDETETPPDDGTDNTGPDTPTDVSGDISGDDVVLNWSPVSDATGYRVYRTASSTTQARAALSFGSRAVGVSYVQPASPRAGSLISGTIAATSYVDSTPVDGFHYTYSITAIGEDGEESAVSEPITVTYDPVPGAPTELRGQASESGVALRWQGNSEPDFVEYEILRDGEPLATSTGPEFTDASATDGSTYTYSVRAVDRAGQESELSEQVSVAYDPVPAAPTGVVAEVRGSEIVVNWAANGEPDLKTYEVFRNGTPIGRTTDPTFADGNIVDGQTYTYSVVAIDNGDQASAASAQASATYDPAPAAPTGVAAEVQGEKIALHWNAGSEPDLKTYEVFRNGTPIGRTADPTFADGNVTDGQTYTYSVVAIDNADHTSPRSAPTSATYDPAPAAPTGLTAKAEGHKVKVDWAANKEPDVGSYRVYRNGNPLATLKTPGYVDDTAPDGATTYSVIAIDKAGHESARSETNSADIAPDAPKGLTATAVERGISLNWERVNSDITEYIVLRGGEAIDRTSATSYVDRTAEEGRPHTYRVRAVDGNGSVSEASNDATAHWDGSPSAPTGLSWHLTGPVLHFSWNTNPEPDIDHYEVTLDGEAVDWVLGTHATDGGHWGRVTHTLRVVAIDRAGNRSPVAELRFTHDRQLRARLEAGTGDDAAGAPEHRGRRDGPETPGDDQLGGFGLR; this is translated from the coding sequence GTGAGCACACTTGCCGCGCAGCCCGATGCGCCGAGCGACGCGGAGCTGATCTCCCGCGTTCGCGCGGGTGATCAGGCTGCCTACGGCGTGCTGTTCGAGCGGCACAGTGAGGCGGCGCGGCGGATGGCGCGCCAGCTCGTCCACGGCCCGGACGTCGACGATCTCGTCTCCGAGGCGTTCACCAAGGTCCTCATCCAGCTCCAACGCGGCGGTGGGCCCGATGTCGCGTTCCGGGCGTACCTGCTCACCGCGATCCGGCGGCTGCACGTCGACCGCGCGCGGATCAACAAGCGGCTGCACGTGACCGACGATCTCGACGCGCTCGACCAGGACGTCGAGTTCGACGACCCGGCGACCGCGAGCTTCGAGCGCGGAGCGGCATCGCGGGCGTTCGCGTCGCTGCCGGAACGCTGGCAGCTCGTCTTGTGGCACCTCGAGGTGGAGGGCCAGAAGCCCGCCGACATCGCCCCGTTGCTCGGCATGAGCCCGAACAGCGTCGCCGCGCTCGCTTACCGAGCGCGAGAGGGTCTCCGTCAGGCGTACCTGCAGAGCCATCTCACCGATACCGCCGACGCCACGTGCCGGTGGACCACCGAGCACCTTGGCGCCTACGTACGCAAGGGCCTGGCGAAGCGCGACTCTGCGAAGGTCGAGTCGCATCTGAACGGCTGCCACCGCTGCACCGCGGTGTACCTCGAGCTCACCGAGGTCAACTCGAACCTCTCCGGGCTGCTCGCCCCGGCACTGCTCGGCGTCGCGGCACCCGGATACCTCGCCGCGACCGGTACGAAGGTCGGCCTGCTGCTGCTCGCCCCGTGGGCGAAGCTCAAGGAGGCCGGCGCCGCCGCGCAGGCGGGCGCTGCCGCCGCGGCGGTCGCTGCGGTCGTCGGCGTCGCCGCGGTGGCGGGCGGGCTCGGCGGCAGCGACCAGCCCGAAACCAGCGCCGAGTCGGCGGCGAGCCAACCGGCACCGGACTCCGCCACCACCGTTCCCGATACGAACGACTCGCCCCCCGACGACTCGACCAACACCGAGCAGCCGCCCGAGACCGACAACGAGCCCCCGCCGCCGGACAACCAGACCGAGGAGCCGCCACCCGACGACGAGACCGAAACGCCACCCGACGACGGCACGGACAACACGGGGCCGGATACACCGACGGACGTCTCCGGTGATATCTCCGGAGACGACGTGGTCCTGAACTGGTCGCCGGTGTCGGACGCCACCGGATACCGCGTGTACCGCACCGCGTCATCGACGACGCAGGCGCGGGCCGCCCTGTCGTTCGGCTCCCGAGCGGTCGGTGTCTCGTACGTACAGCCCGCGTCACCGCGCGCGGGGAGCCTGATCAGCGGCACGATCGCGGCGACCTCGTACGTCGACAGCACGCCGGTCGACGGCTTCCACTACACCTACTCGATCACCGCGATCGGCGAGGACGGCGAGGAGTCCGCGGTCTCCGAGCCCATCACCGTGACGTACGACCCTGTGCCCGGCGCCCCGACCGAGCTACGCGGGCAAGCGAGCGAGTCCGGCGTCGCGCTTCGCTGGCAAGGCAACTCCGAACCGGACTTCGTCGAGTACGAGATCCTGCGCGACGGTGAGCCGCTGGCGACCTCGACCGGGCCGGAGTTCACCGATGCGTCTGCGACCGACGGTTCGACCTACACGTACAGCGTGCGGGCGGTCGACCGCGCGGGCCAGGAGTCGGAGTTGTCCGAGCAGGTCTCGGTCGCATACGACCCCGTGCCGGCAGCCCCGACGGGTGTCGTGGCCGAGGTACGCGGCAGCGAGATCGTCGTGAACTGGGCCGCCAACGGCGAGCCCGACCTGAAGACGTACGAGGTCTTCCGCAACGGAACCCCGATCGGCCGCACCACCGACCCCACCTTCGCCGACGGCAACATCGTCGACGGACAGACCTACACGTACTCCGTCGTCGCGATCGACAACGGCGACCAGGCGTCGGCTGCCTCGGCCCAGGCGTCGGCGACGTACGACCCGGCGCCCGCGGCGCCGACGGGAGTGGCCGCCGAGGTCCAGGGCGAAAAGATCGCGCTGCATTGGAATGCGGGCAGCGAACCCGACCTGAAGACGTACGAGGTGTTCCGCAACGGAACCCCGATCGGCCGCACCGCCGACCCCACCTTCGCCGACGGCAACGTCACCGACGGACAGACCTACACGTACTCGGTCGTCGCCATCGACAACGCCGACCACACCTCGCCCAGGTCGGCACCGACCTCGGCAACGTACGACCCTGCACCGGCGGCGCCGACCGGGCTGACGGCCAAGGCCGAAGGCCACAAGGTCAAGGTCGACTGGGCCGCGAACAAGGAGCCCGACGTCGGCTCGTACCGCGTCTATCGCAACGGCAACCCCCTCGCGACGCTGAAGACGCCGGGGTACGTCGATGACACGGCACCCGACGGCGCGACGACGTACTCGGTCATCGCGATCGACAAGGCCGGACACGAGTCGGCGAGGTCTGAAACCAACTCGGCGGACATCGCCCCGGATGCGCCGAAGGGGCTCACGGCCACGGCGGTCGAGCGCGGAATCTCCCTCAACTGGGAGCGCGTCAACTCCGACATCACCGAGTACATCGTGCTGCGTGGCGGTGAGGCGATCGACCGGACGAGCGCGACGTCGTACGTCGACCGGACCGCCGAGGAGGGCAGGCCACACACGTACCGGGTCCGGGCTGTCGACGGGAACGGCAGCGTTTCGGAGGCGTCCAACGACGCGACCGCCCATTGGGACGGGAGCCCGAGCGCGCCGACCGGGCTGTCCTGGCACCTGACCGGACCGGTGCTGCATTTCTCCTGGAACACGAACCCCGAGCCGGACATCGACCACTACGAGGTCACCCTCGACGGCGAGGCCGTCGACTGGGTGCTAGGCACGCACGCAACGGACGGCGGTCACTGGGGACGGGTGACGCATACGCTACGGGTCGTCGCCATCGACCGCGCCGGAAACCGATCGCCGGTTGCCGAGCTCAGGTTCACCCACGACCGCCAGCTGCGGGCCCGTCTCGAGGCCGGCACCGGCGACGACGCAGCGGGCGCCCCGGAGCACCGCGGCCGCCGTGACGGACCGGAGACACCCGGCGACGACCAGCTCGGCGGCTTCGGCCTGCGCTGA